A window from bacterium encodes these proteins:
- a CDS encoding glucosaminidase domain-containing protein gives MGTGRIDQTTKVYPTVHKTSKTKPLDEQAVVKHKAQTDHLKLQSGPSRTSSLADVVATAKAESSKKIGNSIVDGSRALHQRGYIYPPDLGPNYYHKYNATGKSVGCCADFVSDSYKEMSKSLGKPEYDIGKIMQDKGYNPHYCPSMIQYFQKEQTLLPPPGKGTKAQVGDVVFFDWDGNGIKDPDHVAIVTKVDANGNPTELMESRKFNQPTEITTLTPGDSRWNKIVGIGRLKDATADNDAANALPPLGDAPYPGDANSGGGRASSDYSGGGRGNGGPVSSDGPTRTVPSRTGEPSNYQPFKRAEWESGVSSALGIALEIVQKLSNALANDSEMTVDQLAQLAEKNGVPKDKAMKLAKEVMAKKSDLVASKAKSPDLAKYMGKLTPEKIEEIFKDRNSPLAGKGLGEFIVQMEKKYGIPAAQFLAQATMESGIGKVGSTQGEHHNIGNIRPGSSWDGPTVTTGSGSYRSYGSWEEGIEDFYKLMSGPLYAGKSLEDQINTYAPPVENDTNGYINTIKDLMAKWTGE, from the coding sequence ATGGGCACCGGCCGTATCGATCAGACCACGAAGGTCTATCCGACCGTCCACAAGACGTCCAAGACCAAGCCCCTCGACGAGCAGGCGGTGGTCAAGCACAAGGCGCAGACCGATCACCTGAAGCTCCAGAGCGGCCCGTCGCGGACCTCGTCGCTCGCCGACGTGGTCGCCACCGCCAAGGCCGAGAGCAGCAAGAAGATCGGCAACTCCATCGTCGACGGCTCCCGCGCACTGCACCAGCGCGGCTACATCTACCCGCCCGATCTCGGTCCGAACTACTACCACAAGTACAACGCGACGGGGAAGAGCGTGGGCTGCTGCGCTGACTTCGTCAGCGACTCCTACAAGGAGATGAGCAAGAGCCTGGGCAAGCCCGAGTACGATATCGGGAAGATCATGCAGGACAAGGGCTACAACCCCCACTACTGCCCCTCGATGATCCAGTACTTCCAGAAGGAGCAGACCCTGCTGCCGCCTCCGGGCAAGGGCACCAAGGCCCAGGTGGGCGACGTGGTCTTCTTCGACTGGGACGGCAACGGCATCAAGGACCCGGACCACGTCGCGATCGTCACCAAGGTCGACGCCAACGGCAACCCGACCGAGCTGATGGAGTCGCGCAAGTTCAACCAGCCTACCGAGATCACCACGCTCACCCCCGGCGACAGCCGCTGGAACAAGATCGTCGGCATCGGCCGCCTCAAGGATGCGACTGCGGACAACGACGCGGCCAACGCCCTGCCGCCTCTGGGCGATGCGCCCTATCCCGGTGACGCCAACTCGGGCGGCGGCCGGGCTTCGTCGGACTACTCGGGCGGCGGCCGCGGAAACGGCGGCCCGGTCTCGAGCGACGGGCCGACCCGCACGGTGCCCTCGCGCACCGGCGAGCCGAGCAACTACCAGCCCTTCAAGCGCGCCGAGTGGGAGTCGGGGGTCTCGTCGGCCCTCGGCATCGCCCTCGAGATCGTCCAGAAGCTCTCGAACGCGCTCGCCAACGACAGCGAGATGACGGTCGATCAGCTGGCGCAGCTCGCCGAGAAGAACGGCGTGCCAAAGGACAAGGCCATGAAGCTCGCCAAGGAGGTCATGGCCAAGAAGTCGGACCTGGTGGCCTCCAAGGCCAAGTCGCCGGATCTCGCCAAGTACATGGGCAAGCTCACCCCCGAGAAGATCGAGGAGATCTTCAAGGATCGCAACTCGCCGCTCGCGGGCAAGGGCCTGGGCGAGTTCATCGTCCAGATGGAGAAGAAGTACGGCATCCCGGCGGCCCAGTTCCTCGCGCAGGCGACCATGGAGTCCGGGATCGGCAAGGTGGGATCCACCCAGGGCGAGCACCACAACATCGGCAACATCCGGCCCGGCTCGAGCTGGGACGGCCCGACGGTCACCACCGGCAGCGGATCCTACCGCTCGTACGGCTCGTGGGAAGAGGGCATCGAGGACTTCTACAAGCTGATGAGCGGCCCGCTCTACGCCGGCAAGTCCCTCGAGGACCAGATCAACACCTACGCACCGCCCGTGGAGAACGATACCAACGGCTACATCAACACCATCAAGGACCTCATGGCCAAGTGGACCGGCGAGTAA
- the surE gene encoding 5'/3'-nucleotidase SurE: MRILVSNDDGIHAPGIRAMALALATEHEVTVVAPDRERSATGHALTLHKPLRVEKHDLGGKIKAAYSVNGTPSDCVKLAVGPLLDELPDVVFSGINRGPNLGTDVIYSGTVSAALEATIRGVQGVAMSLATFSDIGYEEAAQFALVLARTLESHRLPHKVLLNVNYPALTDTPAQEVRITRLGERKYTDLFETRIDPRGKDYYWLAGEVIEVEEDPDTDVSAIRDNCISVTPIHYDMTCKPMIPEVQGWHIPTTLAGFAAASKQD, from the coding sequence ATGCGCATTCTTGTTTCCAACGACGACGGGATCCATGCCCCTGGCATCCGGGCCATGGCCCTGGCCTTGGCCACCGAGCACGAGGTGACGGTGGTCGCCCCGGATCGCGAGCGCTCGGCCACCGGTCACGCCCTGACGCTGCACAAGCCCCTGCGGGTCGAGAAGCACGATCTCGGGGGCAAGATCAAGGCCGCGTACTCGGTCAACGGCACCCCGTCGGACTGCGTCAAGCTCGCCGTCGGCCCCTTGCTCGACGAGCTTCCCGACGTGGTCTTCTCGGGCATCAACCGCGGGCCCAACCTCGGCACGGACGTCATCTACTCGGGCACCGTCTCGGCCGCCCTCGAAGCGACCATCCGCGGCGTCCAGGGCGTGGCCATGAGCCTTGCGACCTTCTCGGACATCGGCTACGAAGAGGCGGCCCAGTTCGCCCTGGTGCTCGCCCGAACCCTCGAGTCGCACCGCCTGCCTCACAAGGTTCTGCTCAACGTCAACTACCCCGCCCTCACGGACACCCCCGCCCAGGAAGTCCGCATCACCCGGCTGGGCGAGCGCAAGTACACCGACCTCTTCGAGACCCGCATCGACCCCCGTGGCAAGGACTACTACTGGCTCGCGGGGGAGGTGATCGAGGTCGAGGAGGATCCCGACACCGACGTCTCGGCGATCCGCGACAACTGCATCTCCGTCACCCCGATCCACTACGACATGACCTGCAAGCCCATGATCCCCGAGGTCCAGGGCTGGCACATCCCGACCACCTTGGCCGGCTTCGCGGCCGCTAGCAAGCAGGACTAG
- a CDS encoding gamma-glutamyl-gamma-aminobutyrate hydrolase family protein, with the protein MKRPLIGITIQQHAGVPALKRGRPIYYLAAEYAERVREAGGIPMLLPPGAVEIESLQALDGLLLTGGEDVAPRYYGEAAIPELGEVADGRDIQELPLAREAARLGLPVLGICRGMQLLNVALGGTLYQDLPAQFPGALPHQQEAPVQESTHLVELVAETRLAKLVGAPTMPVNTFHHQAVRDLAPGLVPSAFGTDGVLEGYEAPEGWLMGVQWHPELQPGPFTARLFEAFVAACAERVPARP; encoded by the coding sequence GTGAAACGTCCCCTCATCGGGATCACCATCCAGCAACATGCGGGCGTCCCTGCCCTCAAGCGCGGGCGGCCCATCTACTACCTGGCCGCCGAGTACGCCGAGCGCGTGCGCGAAGCGGGGGGCATCCCCATGCTGCTACCGCCCGGAGCCGTCGAGATCGAGAGCCTGCAAGCCCTCGACGGGCTGCTCTTGACCGGCGGCGAGGACGTGGCTCCCCGCTACTACGGCGAGGCGGCGATCCCGGAGCTCGGCGAAGTGGCCGATGGCCGCGACATCCAAGAGCTGCCCCTCGCTCGTGAAGCGGCGAGGCTCGGCCTGCCCGTGCTCGGCATCTGCCGTGGCATGCAACTGCTCAACGTGGCCCTGGGCGGCACCCTCTACCAGGACCTGCCGGCCCAGTTCCCCGGCGCGCTGCCCCACCAGCAGGAGGCTCCGGTCCAGGAGTCGACCCACCTGGTCGAGCTGGTCGCCGAGACCCGCCTGGCGAAGCTCGTCGGTGCTCCGACGATGCCCGTCAACACCTTCCACCATCAGGCCGTGCGCGACCTCGCGCCGGGGCTCGTCCCGAGCGCGTTCGGAACCGATGGGGTCCTCGAGGGCTACGAAGCCCCCGAAGGCTGGCTGATGGGGGTGCAGTGGCACCCCGAGCTCCAGCCCGGCCCCTTCACCGCCCGGCTCTTCGAGGCCTTCGTGGCCGCCTGCGCCGAGCGCGTCCCCGCCCGGCCCTAA
- the tig gene encoding trigger factor, whose product MKVTLEKKEKNQVELEVHVDAERVEKAYDRAYRQVSKEVRIPGFRPGKAPRPIVERTVGVDYIKHTAFEKFLLPEVYPAAIEEGKVEPISEPSVELVSFEKDQPLVFKATVEVRPEVKLGAYTGLEIGAPKAEVSDADVTERIDRLRDAKATLEVADRAAEMGDTVTADFTGTIDGVEFEGGKATQYPIEMATGRFIEGFVEALVGTKAGDEKAADLKFPEDYPNAELAGKAVTFTFKVHEVKARKRPELDETFAKAQGYDSVEAMTAKVREDLTTEREEAREIELRKQLIEAVVAGAEMEVPDTMIARESNFLLQQQANMLAQQGIDPNKVFTKENIDTWRENTRPEAEKRIRTSLTLGEVARTESIQPTEEEIEEAIAEYAANYGVDVAQFRAQVISNGAWPQIADEVLSNKIIEWLFERAKVSEAAPVAANA is encoded by the coding sequence GTGAAAGTCACCCTGGAGAAGAAGGAAAAGAACCAAGTCGAGCTCGAAGTCCATGTGGACGCCGAGCGCGTCGAAAAAGCATACGATCGCGCCTACCGCCAGGTCTCGAAGGAAGTCCGCATCCCCGGCTTCCGTCCCGGCAAGGCCCCCCGCCCGATCGTTGAGCGCACCGTCGGGGTGGACTACATCAAGCACACTGCCTTCGAGAAGTTCCTGCTGCCCGAGGTCTACCCTGCCGCCATCGAAGAGGGTAAGGTCGAGCCCATCTCCGAGCCTTCGGTCGAGCTCGTCTCCTTCGAGAAGGACCAGCCCCTGGTCTTCAAGGCGACCGTCGAGGTCCGCCCCGAGGTCAAGCTCGGCGCCTACACCGGCCTCGAGATCGGCGCCCCCAAGGCCGAGGTGAGCGACGCCGACGTGACCGAGCGCATCGATCGCCTGCGTGACGCCAAGGCCACCCTCGAGGTCGCCGATCGCGCCGCCGAGATGGGCGACACCGTGACCGCCGACTTCACCGGCACCATCGACGGCGTCGAGTTCGAGGGCGGCAAGGCCACCCAGTACCCCATCGAGATGGCCACCGGCCGCTTCATCGAGGGCTTCGTCGAAGCGCTCGTCGGCACCAAGGCCGGCGACGAGAAGGCCGCCGACCTCAAGTTCCCCGAGGACTACCCCAACGCCGAGCTCGCCGGCAAGGCCGTGACCTTCACCTTCAAGGTCCACGAGGTCAAGGCCCGCAAGCGCCCTGAGCTCGACGAGACCTTCGCCAAGGCCCAGGGTTACGACTCGGTCGAGGCCATGACCGCCAAGGTCCGCGAGGATCTCACGACCGAGCGCGAAGAGGCCCGCGAGATCGAGCTTCGCAAGCAGCTCATCGAAGCGGTCGTTGCCGGTGCCGAGATGGAAGTCCCCGACACCATGATCGCCCGCGAGTCCAACTTCCTCCTGCAGCAGCAGGCCAACATGCTCGCGCAGCAGGGCATCGACCCCAACAAGGTCTTCACCAAGGAGAACATCGACACCTGGCGCGAGAACACCCGCCCCGAGGCCGAGAAGCGCATCCGCACTTCGCTGACCCTGGGTGAGGTCGCCCGCACCGAGAGCATCCAGCCCACCGAGGAGGAGATCGAGGAGGCCATCGCCGAGTACGCCGCCAACTACGGCGTCGATGTCGCCCAGTTCCGCGCTCAGGTGATCAGCAACGGCGCCTGGCCCCAGATCGCCGACGAAGTCCTGAGCAACAAGATCATCGAGTGGCTCTTCGAGCGCGCCAAGGTCTCGGAGGCCGCCCCCGTCGCCGCCAACGCGTAG